In Ovis canadensis isolate MfBH-ARS-UI-01 breed Bighorn chromosome 3, ARS-UI_OviCan_v2, whole genome shotgun sequence, one DNA window encodes the following:
- the PTRH1 gene encoding peptidyl-tRNA hydrolase isoform X2 produces the protein MGLPGLSHAGLWLSRAMSRCVLEPRPAGKRWLVAGLGNPGLPGTRHSVGMAVLGHLARRLGVAESWARDRRCAADLALASLGDAQLVLLQPRRLMNLNGHSVARAAELFGLTAEEVYLVHDELDKPLGKVALKLGGSARGHNGVRSCMSCLNSSAMPRLRVGIGRPTHRDAVQAYVLGRFSPAEQELLPPVLERAVDLLLDHIRQRSQGSSSGP, from the exons ATGGGGCTGCCTGGCCTCTCGCACGCAGGGCTGTGGCTGAGTCGAGCCATGAGCCGCTGCGTTTTGGAACCCCGGCCGGCGGGGAAGCGGTGGCTG GTGGCAGGCCTGGGAAACCCTGGACTGCCTGGCACGCGGCACAGCGTGGGCATGGCAGTGCTGGGGCATCTGGCGCGGCGGCTGGGGGTGGCGGAGAGCTGGGCACGCGACCGGCGCTGTGCCGCGGACCTCGCCCTGGCCTCACTCGGAGATGCCCAGCTGGTCCTGCTCCAGCCACGGAGGCTCATGAACCTCAACGGGCACAGTGTGGCCCGGGCGG CGGAGCTGTTTGGACTGACTGCTGAGGAAGTTTACCTGGTACACGATGAGCTGGACAAGCCGCTGGGGAAAGTGGCTCTGAAGTTGGGAGGAAGCGCCAG GGGCCACAATGGAGTCCGTTCCTGTATGAGCTGCCTCAACTCCAGT GCAATGCCACGACTGCGGGTGGGCATCGGGAGGCCGACCCACCGGGACGCAGTGCAGGCCTACGTGCTAGGCCGCTTCTCCCCGGCTGAGCAGGAGCTGCTGCCTCCAGTGCTGGAGCGTGCTGTGGACCTGCTCCTGGACCACATCCGCCAGCGGAGCCAGGGGTCTTCGTCGGGCCCCTGA
- the PTRH1 gene encoding peptidyl-tRNA hydrolase isoform X3, whose amino-acid sequence MAVLGHLARRLGVAESWARDRRCAADLALASLGDAQLVLLQPRRLMNLNGHSVARAVVTGATVSLGQAELFGLTAEEVYLVHDELDKPLGKVALKLGGSARGHNGVRSCMSCLNSSAMPRLRVGIGRPTHRDAVQAYVLGRFSPAEQELLPPVLERAVDLLLDHIRQRSQGSSSGP is encoded by the exons ATGGCAGTGCTGGGGCATCTGGCGCGGCGGCTGGGGGTGGCGGAGAGCTGGGCACGCGACCGGCGCTGTGCCGCGGACCTCGCCCTGGCCTCACTCGGAGATGCCCAGCTGGTCCTGCTCCAGCCACGGAGGCTCATGAACCTCAACGGGCACAGTGTGGCCCGGGCGG TAGTAACCGGGGCCACTGTTTCCCTGGGCCAAGCGGAGCTGTTTGGACTGACTGCTGAGGAAGTTTACCTGGTACACGATGAGCTGGACAAGCCGCTGGGGAAAGTGGCTCTGAAGTTGGGAGGAAGCGCCAG GGGCCACAATGGAGTCCGTTCCTGTATGAGCTGCCTCAACTCCAGT GCAATGCCACGACTGCGGGTGGGCATCGGGAGGCCGACCCACCGGGACGCAGTGCAGGCCTACGTGCTAGGCCGCTTCTCCCCGGCTGAGCAGGAGCTGCTGCCTCCAGTGCTGGAGCGTGCTGTGGACCTGCTCCTGGACCACATCCGCCAGCGGAGCCAGGGGTCTTCGTCGGGCCCCTGA
- the CFAP157 gene encoding cilia- and flagella-associated protein 157 isoform X3 gives MAPKKKGAKEPELKKKKGSKKDPNLANKPMEMPINEEIREFYHAQIRNLEDRLARYQRKWDELAMQEKLFRQEFEQLANNKKEIVAFLKRTLNQRVDEITDLNEQLQSLQLAKEIEKDAFEAQLAQVRHEFQETKDQLTTENIILGGKLAALEEFRLQKEELTQKFMSLEEQLRKQENEHKDYVHNLEKKSVLDKDRLRKEIIQRVNMVATEFRKVATSQMWDTTKRAITENNAVTLQLAKTTRQGTQLLAENEQLRGHQDDLCKQLELLENSQKLMARKNRGHQKVILMLTEKCHELQQGMAEAERLHVLLGQLEQDLLKQQQDNQALRNERDQLNLQLERQQAEGQRLQQQLSKEQKVRASLETALAQATSFLQDIVQQMQPNKEDRDFDVVFQLQRKEMLQQLLLMLGSAVVSSPQMAEALHRESQPCGLPREGQGSSTQLLRTGSLLQQLSGIVPYRPGDLGLVPRRIHIPPNPEDLRLLSHTTRMGNLQAYSSPEIHTSAPQKRFKKLSLPEVSLLSK, from the exons ATGGCTCCTAAAAAGAAGGGGGCCAAAGAGCCCGAGCTCAAGAAGAAGAAAGGTAGCAAGAAGGATCCCAACCTGGCCAACAAGCCCATGGAAATGCCTATAAACGAGGAGATCCGAGAGTTCTACCACGCCCAGATCCGCAACCTGGAGGACAGGCTGGCCCG GTACCAGCGGAAGTGGGATGAGTTGGCTATGCAGGAGAAGCTGTTTCGCCAGGAGTTTGAGCAGCTGGCCAACAACAAGAAGGAGATCGTGGCCTTCCTCAAGCGCACGCTCAACCAGCGGGTGGATGAGATCACCGACCTCAATGAGCAGCTCCAGAGCCTGCAGCTGGccaaggagatagagaaggatgCCTTTGAGGCACAGCTAGCCCAGGTGCGCCACGAATTCCAGGAGACCAAGGACCAGCTCACCACCGAGAACATCATCCTTG GGGGAAAGCTGGCAGCCCTGGAGGAGTTCCGGCTACAGAAAGAGGAGCTCACGCAAAAGTTCATGTCGCTGGAGGAGCAGCTGCGGAAGCAGGAGAACGAACACAAGGACTATGTGCACAACCTGGAGAAGAAGTCGGTGCTGGACAAGGACAG ACTGAGAAAGGAGATCATCCAGCGTGTGAACATGGTGGCCACGGAGTTCCGCAAGGTGGCCACGAGCCAGATGTGGGACACAACCAAGCGGGCCATCACAGAGAACAACGCAGTGACCCTGCAGCTGGCCAAGACTACACGACAGGGCACACAGCTGCTGGCGGAGAATGAGCAGCTCCGGGGCCACCAGGACGACCTGTGCAAACAGCTGGAGCTGCTGGAGAACTCCCAGAAGCTCATGGCCAGGAAAAACCGGGGACACCAGAAG GTCATCCTCATGCTGACGGAGAAGTGCCACGAGCTGCAGCAGGGCATGGCCGAGGCCGAGAGGCTGCACGTCCTGCTGGGCCAGCTGGAGCAGGACCTcctgaagcagcagcaggacaatCAGGCACTGAG GAATGAAAGAGACCAGCTGAACCTGCAGCTGGAGCGGCAGCAGGCCGAGGGGCAGCGGCTCCAGCAGCAACTGAGCAAAGAGCAGAAGGTCCGGGCAAGCCTGGAGACGGCCCTGGCCCAGGCCACCTCCTTCCTACAGGACATCGTGCAG CAGATGCAGCCTAACAAGGAGGACAGAGACTTCGACGTCGTGTTCCAGCTGCAGCGCAAGGAGATGCTGCAGCAGTTGCTGCTTATGCTCGGCTCGGCCGTGGTCTCGAGCCCCCAGATGGCCGAGGCCCTGCATCGGGAGAGCCAGCCCTGTGGCCTGCCCAGGGAGGG CCAGGGCAGCAGCACTCAGCTACTCAGGACAGGGTCTCTGCTGCAGCAGCTGTCCGGCATCGTACCCTACCGGCCTGGGGACCTGGGTCTGGTACCTCGACGGATCCACATCCCACCCAACCCTGAGGACCTCAGGCTGCTCTCACATACCACCCGTATGGGCAACTTACAGGCGTACAGCAGCCCTGAG ATCCACACCTCTGCTCCTCAGAAAAGGTTCAAAAAGCTTAGTCTTCCCGAAGTTTCCCTACTTTCGAAGTAG
- the CFAP157 gene encoding cilia- and flagella-associated protein 157 isoform X1 yields the protein MAPKKKGAKEPELKKKKGSKKDPNLANKPMEMPINEEIREFYHAQIRNLEDRLARYQRKWDELAMQEKLFRQEFEQLANNKKEIVAFLKRTLNQRVDEITDLNEQLQSLQLAKEIEKDAFEAQLAQVRHEFQETKDQLTTENIILGGKLAALEEFRLQKEELTQKFMSLEEQLRKQENEHKDYVHNLEKKSVLDKDRLRKEIIQRVNMVATEFRKVATSQMWDTTKRAITENNAVTLQLAKTTRQGTQLLAENEQLRGHQDDLCKQLELLENSQKLMARKNRGHQKVILMLTEKCHELQQGMAEAERLHVLLGQLEQDLLKQQQDNQALRNERDQLNLQLERQQAEGQRLQQQLSKEQKVRASLETALAQATSFLQDIVQQMQPNKEDRDFDVVFQLQRKEMLQQLLLMLGSAVVSSPQMAEALHRESQPCGLPREGQGSSTQLLRTGSLLQQLSGIVPYRPGDLGLVPRRIHIPPNPEDLRLLSHTTRMGNLQAYSSPEVRGPGGPRDSRMRATLGCISQLFHTEAVWLCGCGWTSLKPPLPHL from the exons ATGGCTCCTAAAAAGAAGGGGGCCAAAGAGCCCGAGCTCAAGAAGAAGAAAGGTAGCAAGAAGGATCCCAACCTGGCCAACAAGCCCATGGAAATGCCTATAAACGAGGAGATCCGAGAGTTCTACCACGCCCAGATCCGCAACCTGGAGGACAGGCTGGCCCG GTACCAGCGGAAGTGGGATGAGTTGGCTATGCAGGAGAAGCTGTTTCGCCAGGAGTTTGAGCAGCTGGCCAACAACAAGAAGGAGATCGTGGCCTTCCTCAAGCGCACGCTCAACCAGCGGGTGGATGAGATCACCGACCTCAATGAGCAGCTCCAGAGCCTGCAGCTGGccaaggagatagagaaggatgCCTTTGAGGCACAGCTAGCCCAGGTGCGCCACGAATTCCAGGAGACCAAGGACCAGCTCACCACCGAGAACATCATCCTTG GGGGAAAGCTGGCAGCCCTGGAGGAGTTCCGGCTACAGAAAGAGGAGCTCACGCAAAAGTTCATGTCGCTGGAGGAGCAGCTGCGGAAGCAGGAGAACGAACACAAGGACTATGTGCACAACCTGGAGAAGAAGTCGGTGCTGGACAAGGACAG ACTGAGAAAGGAGATCATCCAGCGTGTGAACATGGTGGCCACGGAGTTCCGCAAGGTGGCCACGAGCCAGATGTGGGACACAACCAAGCGGGCCATCACAGAGAACAACGCAGTGACCCTGCAGCTGGCCAAGACTACACGACAGGGCACACAGCTGCTGGCGGAGAATGAGCAGCTCCGGGGCCACCAGGACGACCTGTGCAAACAGCTGGAGCTGCTGGAGAACTCCCAGAAGCTCATGGCCAGGAAAAACCGGGGACACCAGAAG GTCATCCTCATGCTGACGGAGAAGTGCCACGAGCTGCAGCAGGGCATGGCCGAGGCCGAGAGGCTGCACGTCCTGCTGGGCCAGCTGGAGCAGGACCTcctgaagcagcagcaggacaatCAGGCACTGAG GAATGAAAGAGACCAGCTGAACCTGCAGCTGGAGCGGCAGCAGGCCGAGGGGCAGCGGCTCCAGCAGCAACTGAGCAAAGAGCAGAAGGTCCGGGCAAGCCTGGAGACGGCCCTGGCCCAGGCCACCTCCTTCCTACAGGACATCGTGCAG CAGATGCAGCCTAACAAGGAGGACAGAGACTTCGACGTCGTGTTCCAGCTGCAGCGCAAGGAGATGCTGCAGCAGTTGCTGCTTATGCTCGGCTCGGCCGTGGTCTCGAGCCCCCAGATGGCCGAGGCCCTGCATCGGGAGAGCCAGCCCTGTGGCCTGCCCAGGGAGGG CCAGGGCAGCAGCACTCAGCTACTCAGGACAGGGTCTCTGCTGCAGCAGCTGTCCGGCATCGTACCCTACCGGCCTGGGGACCTGGGTCTGGTACCTCGACGGATCCACATCCCACCCAACCCTGAGGACCTCAGGCTGCTCTCACATACCACCCGTATGGGCAACTTACAGGCGTACAGCAGCCCTGAGGTGAGGGGGCCAGGGGGCCCCAGGGACAGCCGAATGAGGGCCACCCTTGGGTGCATATCACAGCTCTTCCACACTGAAGCTGTGTGGCTCTGTGGATGTGGCTGGACCTCTCTTAAGCCTccacttccccatctgtaa
- the PTRH1 gene encoding peptidyl-tRNA hydrolase isoform X1, with the protein MGLPGLSHAGLWLSRAMSRCVLEPRPAGKRWLVAGLGNPGLPGTRHSVGMAVLGHLARRLGVAESWARDRRCAADLALASLGDAQLVLLQPRRLMNLNGHSVARAVVTGATVSLGQAELFGLTAEEVYLVHDELDKPLGKVALKLGGSARGHNGVRSCMSCLNSSAMPRLRVGIGRPTHRDAVQAYVLGRFSPAEQELLPPVLERAVDLLLDHIRQRSQGSSSGP; encoded by the exons ATGGGGCTGCCTGGCCTCTCGCACGCAGGGCTGTGGCTGAGTCGAGCCATGAGCCGCTGCGTTTTGGAACCCCGGCCGGCGGGGAAGCGGTGGCTG GTGGCAGGCCTGGGAAACCCTGGACTGCCTGGCACGCGGCACAGCGTGGGCATGGCAGTGCTGGGGCATCTGGCGCGGCGGCTGGGGGTGGCGGAGAGCTGGGCACGCGACCGGCGCTGTGCCGCGGACCTCGCCCTGGCCTCACTCGGAGATGCCCAGCTGGTCCTGCTCCAGCCACGGAGGCTCATGAACCTCAACGGGCACAGTGTGGCCCGGGCGG TAGTAACCGGGGCCACTGTTTCCCTGGGCCAAGCGGAGCTGTTTGGACTGACTGCTGAGGAAGTTTACCTGGTACACGATGAGCTGGACAAGCCGCTGGGGAAAGTGGCTCTGAAGTTGGGAGGAAGCGCCAG GGGCCACAATGGAGTCCGTTCCTGTATGAGCTGCCTCAACTCCAGT GCAATGCCACGACTGCGGGTGGGCATCGGGAGGCCGACCCACCGGGACGCAGTGCAGGCCTACGTGCTAGGCCGCTTCTCCCCGGCTGAGCAGGAGCTGCTGCCTCCAGTGCTGGAGCGTGCTGTGGACCTGCTCCTGGACCACATCCGCCAGCGGAGCCAGGGGTCTTCGTCGGGCCCCTGA
- the CFAP157 gene encoding cilia- and flagella-associated protein 157 isoform X2, with the protein MAPKKKGAKEPELKKKKGSKKDPNLANKPMEMPINEEIREFYHAQIRNLEDRLARYQRKWDELAMQEKLFRQEFEQLANNKKEIVAFLKRTLNQRVDEITDLNEQLQSLQLAKEIEKDAFEAQLAQVRHEFQETKDQLTTENIILGGKLAALEEFRLQKEELTQKFMSLEEQLRKQENEHKDYVHNLEKKSVLDKDRLRKEIIQRVNMVATEFRKVATSQMWDTTKRAITENNAVTLQLAKTTRQGTQLLAENEQLRGHQDDLCKQLELLENSQKLMARKNRGHQKVILMLTEKCHELQQGMAEAERLHVLLGQLEQDLLKQQQDNQALRNERDQLNLQLERQQAEGQRLQQQLSKEQKVRASLETALAQATSFLQDIVQMQPNKEDRDFDVVFQLQRKEMLQQLLLMLGSAVVSSPQMAEALHRESQPCGLPREGQGSSTQLLRTGSLLQQLSGIVPYRPGDLGLVPRRIHIPPNPEDLRLLSHTTRMGNLQAYSSPEVRGPGGPRDSRMRATLGCISQLFHTEAVWLCGCGWTSLKPPLPHL; encoded by the exons ATGGCTCCTAAAAAGAAGGGGGCCAAAGAGCCCGAGCTCAAGAAGAAGAAAGGTAGCAAGAAGGATCCCAACCTGGCCAACAAGCCCATGGAAATGCCTATAAACGAGGAGATCCGAGAGTTCTACCACGCCCAGATCCGCAACCTGGAGGACAGGCTGGCCCG GTACCAGCGGAAGTGGGATGAGTTGGCTATGCAGGAGAAGCTGTTTCGCCAGGAGTTTGAGCAGCTGGCCAACAACAAGAAGGAGATCGTGGCCTTCCTCAAGCGCACGCTCAACCAGCGGGTGGATGAGATCACCGACCTCAATGAGCAGCTCCAGAGCCTGCAGCTGGccaaggagatagagaaggatgCCTTTGAGGCACAGCTAGCCCAGGTGCGCCACGAATTCCAGGAGACCAAGGACCAGCTCACCACCGAGAACATCATCCTTG GGGGAAAGCTGGCAGCCCTGGAGGAGTTCCGGCTACAGAAAGAGGAGCTCACGCAAAAGTTCATGTCGCTGGAGGAGCAGCTGCGGAAGCAGGAGAACGAACACAAGGACTATGTGCACAACCTGGAGAAGAAGTCGGTGCTGGACAAGGACAG ACTGAGAAAGGAGATCATCCAGCGTGTGAACATGGTGGCCACGGAGTTCCGCAAGGTGGCCACGAGCCAGATGTGGGACACAACCAAGCGGGCCATCACAGAGAACAACGCAGTGACCCTGCAGCTGGCCAAGACTACACGACAGGGCACACAGCTGCTGGCGGAGAATGAGCAGCTCCGGGGCCACCAGGACGACCTGTGCAAACAGCTGGAGCTGCTGGAGAACTCCCAGAAGCTCATGGCCAGGAAAAACCGGGGACACCAGAAG GTCATCCTCATGCTGACGGAGAAGTGCCACGAGCTGCAGCAGGGCATGGCCGAGGCCGAGAGGCTGCACGTCCTGCTGGGCCAGCTGGAGCAGGACCTcctgaagcagcagcaggacaatCAGGCACTGAG GAATGAAAGAGACCAGCTGAACCTGCAGCTGGAGCGGCAGCAGGCCGAGGGGCAGCGGCTCCAGCAGCAACTGAGCAAAGAGCAGAAGGTCCGGGCAAGCCTGGAGACGGCCCTGGCCCAGGCCACCTCCTTCCTACAGGACATCGTGCAG ATGCAGCCTAACAAGGAGGACAGAGACTTCGACGTCGTGTTCCAGCTGCAGCGCAAGGAGATGCTGCAGCAGTTGCTGCTTATGCTCGGCTCGGCCGTGGTCTCGAGCCCCCAGATGGCCGAGGCCCTGCATCGGGAGAGCCAGCCCTGTGGCCTGCCCAGGGAGGG CCAGGGCAGCAGCACTCAGCTACTCAGGACAGGGTCTCTGCTGCAGCAGCTGTCCGGCATCGTACCCTACCGGCCTGGGGACCTGGGTCTGGTACCTCGACGGATCCACATCCCACCCAACCCTGAGGACCTCAGGCTGCTCTCACATACCACCCGTATGGGCAACTTACAGGCGTACAGCAGCCCTGAGGTGAGGGGGCCAGGGGGCCCCAGGGACAGCCGAATGAGGGCCACCCTTGGGTGCATATCACAGCTCTTCCACACTGAAGCTGTGTGGCTCTGTGGATGTGGCTGGACCTCTCTTAAGCCTccacttccccatctgtaa
- the CFAP157 gene encoding cilia- and flagella-associated protein 157 isoform X4, which produces MAPKKKGAKEPELKKKKGSKKDPNLANKPMEMPINEEIREFYHAQIRNLEDRLARYQRKWDELAMQEKLFRQEFEQLANNKKEIVAFLKRTLNQRVDEITDLNEQLQSLQLAKEIEKDAFEAQLAQVRHEFQETKDQLTTENIILGGKLAALEEFRLQKEELTQKFMSLEEQLRKQENEHKDYVHNLEKKSVLDKDRLRKEIIQRVNMVATEFRKVATSQMWDTTKRAITENNAVTLQLAKTTRQGTQLLAENEQLRGHQDDLCKQLELLENSQKLMARKNRGHQKVILMLTEKCHELQQGMAEAERLHVLLGQLEQDLLKQQQDNQALRNERDQLNLQLERQQAEGQRLQQQLSKEQKVRASLETALAQATSFLQDIVQMQPNKEDRDFDVVFQLQRKEMLQQLLLMLGSAVVSSPQMAEALHRESQPCGLPREGQGSSTQLLRTGSLLQQLSGIVPYRPGDLGLVPRRIHIPPNPEDLRLLSHTTRMGNLQAYSSPEIHTSAPQKRFKKLSLPEVSLLSK; this is translated from the exons ATGGCTCCTAAAAAGAAGGGGGCCAAAGAGCCCGAGCTCAAGAAGAAGAAAGGTAGCAAGAAGGATCCCAACCTGGCCAACAAGCCCATGGAAATGCCTATAAACGAGGAGATCCGAGAGTTCTACCACGCCCAGATCCGCAACCTGGAGGACAGGCTGGCCCG GTACCAGCGGAAGTGGGATGAGTTGGCTATGCAGGAGAAGCTGTTTCGCCAGGAGTTTGAGCAGCTGGCCAACAACAAGAAGGAGATCGTGGCCTTCCTCAAGCGCACGCTCAACCAGCGGGTGGATGAGATCACCGACCTCAATGAGCAGCTCCAGAGCCTGCAGCTGGccaaggagatagagaaggatgCCTTTGAGGCACAGCTAGCCCAGGTGCGCCACGAATTCCAGGAGACCAAGGACCAGCTCACCACCGAGAACATCATCCTTG GGGGAAAGCTGGCAGCCCTGGAGGAGTTCCGGCTACAGAAAGAGGAGCTCACGCAAAAGTTCATGTCGCTGGAGGAGCAGCTGCGGAAGCAGGAGAACGAACACAAGGACTATGTGCACAACCTGGAGAAGAAGTCGGTGCTGGACAAGGACAG ACTGAGAAAGGAGATCATCCAGCGTGTGAACATGGTGGCCACGGAGTTCCGCAAGGTGGCCACGAGCCAGATGTGGGACACAACCAAGCGGGCCATCACAGAGAACAACGCAGTGACCCTGCAGCTGGCCAAGACTACACGACAGGGCACACAGCTGCTGGCGGAGAATGAGCAGCTCCGGGGCCACCAGGACGACCTGTGCAAACAGCTGGAGCTGCTGGAGAACTCCCAGAAGCTCATGGCCAGGAAAAACCGGGGACACCAGAAG GTCATCCTCATGCTGACGGAGAAGTGCCACGAGCTGCAGCAGGGCATGGCCGAGGCCGAGAGGCTGCACGTCCTGCTGGGCCAGCTGGAGCAGGACCTcctgaagcagcagcaggacaatCAGGCACTGAG GAATGAAAGAGACCAGCTGAACCTGCAGCTGGAGCGGCAGCAGGCCGAGGGGCAGCGGCTCCAGCAGCAACTGAGCAAAGAGCAGAAGGTCCGGGCAAGCCTGGAGACGGCCCTGGCCCAGGCCACCTCCTTCCTACAGGACATCGTGCAG ATGCAGCCTAACAAGGAGGACAGAGACTTCGACGTCGTGTTCCAGCTGCAGCGCAAGGAGATGCTGCAGCAGTTGCTGCTTATGCTCGGCTCGGCCGTGGTCTCGAGCCCCCAGATGGCCGAGGCCCTGCATCGGGAGAGCCAGCCCTGTGGCCTGCCCAGGGAGGG CCAGGGCAGCAGCACTCAGCTACTCAGGACAGGGTCTCTGCTGCAGCAGCTGTCCGGCATCGTACCCTACCGGCCTGGGGACCTGGGTCTGGTACCTCGACGGATCCACATCCCACCCAACCCTGAGGACCTCAGGCTGCTCTCACATACCACCCGTATGGGCAACTTACAGGCGTACAGCAGCCCTGAG ATCCACACCTCTGCTCCTCAGAAAAGGTTCAAAAAGCTTAGTCTTCCCGAAGTTTCCCTACTTTCGAAGTAG